Proteins encoded in a region of the Roseovarius pelagicus genome:
- a CDS encoding helix-turn-helix domain-containing protein — protein sequence MATENEQMLLANVGRRIRATRVKQSLNLDQLARLTGISAPALSLIETGKRDARLTTVAKIAAALRVPLSTLMDDTPSGSDARTNDAAQGYDLGDYQ from the coding sequence GTGGCAACTGAAAATGAGCAAATGCTTCTTGCCAATGTCGGGCGGCGCATCAGGGCAACGCGTGTTAAGCAGAGCCTCAATCTTGACCAGCTCGCGCGGCTCACTGGTATCAGCGCTCCGGCATTGTCACTGATCGAGACGGGGAAGCGCGATGCCAGGCTGACGACTGTGGCCAAGATCGCTGCGGCGCTGCGTGTACCTCTCTCGACCCTAATGGATGATACACCTTCGGGCTCGGACGCTAGGACGAACGACGCGGCGCAAGGCTATGACCTTGGGGATTACCAATGA